The following are encoded in a window of Paramormyrops kingsleyae isolate MSU_618 chromosome 12, PKINGS_0.4, whole genome shotgun sequence genomic DNA:
- the aga gene encoding N(4)-(beta-N-acetylglucosaminyl)-L-asparaginase, with protein sequence MFLSFLSAVLFLSLLPPCWGGLPLVINTWSFKDATTTAWKTLNSGGSILDALERGCAQCQSEQCDGSVGYGGSPDEKGETTLDAMIMNGDTMEVGAVGDLRRIKDAIGVARAVMERTKHTLLVGESASIFAENMGFTAEDLTTNKSLDMFTKWLNGNCQPNYRQNVSPDPLTSCGPYKPSAVLQQRRSVQHIDIHAHDTIGMIVINQTGNVAAGTSTNGAKHKVPGRVGDSPIAGAGAYADSAVGGAAATGDGDVMMRFLPSYLAVELMRTGTDPTTACQTAIKRIKQHFPHFFGAVICANTTGGYGAACNKVPGFSSFPFMVYNLQSTDPVQRAVDCI encoded by the exons ATGTTTCTAAGTTTTCTTTCCGCAGTGCTTTTCCTCTCCCTGTTGCCCCCCTGCTGGGGCGGTCTGCCTCTCGTAATAAATACTTGGTCTTTTAAGGACGCTACGACGACAG CATGGAAGACCCTCAATTCAGGGGGATCCATACTGGATGCTCTGGAGAGGGGCTGTGCGCAGTGTCAGTCGGAGCAGTGCGATGGCAGCGTGGGCTATGGCGGCAGTCCTGATGAGAAGGGAGAGACCACTCTTGACGCCATGATTATGAATGG AGATACGATGGAAGTGGGGGCAGTGGGAGATCTCAGGCGGATTAAGGACGCCATCGGTGTGGCAAGGGCAGTAATGGAGCGAACCAAGCACACCTTGCTGGTTGGAGAATCAG CCTCGATTTTTGCCGAAAACATGGGTTTCACAGCCGAAGACTTAACAACTAATAAGTCACTTGATATGTTCACGAAATGGCTTAATGGAAACTGTCAGCCTAATTATCGTCAG AATGTTTCACCAGATCCTTTGACCTCATGCGGTCCTTACAAACCCAGTGCCGTCTTGCAACAAAGACGGAGCGTCCAACACATTGATATCCATGCACATGACACCATTG GTATGATTGTGATTAATCAGACCGGGAATGTAGCTGCAGGAACGTCAACTAACGGCGCAAAGCACAAGGTTCCAGG CCGTGTGGGGGATTCTCCGATCGCCGGAGCGGGGGCCTACGCCGACAGCGCCGTGGGGGGGGCGGCCGCCACCGGAGACGGGGACGTCATGATGCGATTCCTCCCAAG TTACCTTGCTGTGGAATTAATGCGCACAGGAACAGATCCAACAACGGCTTGTCAGACCGCAATCAAAAGAATCAAGCAGCACTTCCCACATTTCTTTGGTGCAGTTATTTGCGCAAATACGACTGGTGGTTACG GTGCCGCATGCAACAAAGTGCCAGGGTTTTCCAGTTTCCCGTTCATGGTGTACAATCTGCAGTCCACTGATCCAGTTCAAAGAGCTGTGGACTGTATTTAA
- the neil3 gene encoding endonuclease 8-like 3 isoform X1, protein MVEGPGCTLHGDNIRSRVQKGQKVQEITGDAKAILSGDVSHAASFSVFGGCQYVGVDTLGKELFLYFGLRALRVHFGMNGSLRINPSDRKDRTGRLPALQISLTNDLLCFFHTTVEIRLADECEQKVRTMESLDVCSPKFSFSRAMEVLASQSNRMLCDVLLDQTVLPGVGNIIKNEALFNSGLHPGSKVSQLTDGQIRHLVKMTRDFSLLFYKCNKSGSMLHKHYKVYKQPQCGQCMAKITVCRLGENGRMTYFCHNCQNGVPSQVNVSKLPCRNSLMGWVSKEGPECSDHVAPKDEQWTCELCTLKNMASAESCAACLSPRPQLPKKEPKEDFSFSTRHVIKYPCDAFAKPREELKVNRKATFGTSTLIFTDCTKREPLTSPTHSFGKTHLNSLENSNINKQSFGQGKVSPRCSPGSSCKRSSEECMVSSQPCKKMRIDHKSSSSNKPQCGNHNFTSFNPQVTLTDFPSSPCCIAHRRPCALRVVRKDGKNKGRQFYGCALPQEARCHYFEWADLHFPTCNHGKRCLLRTVLKLGANNGRRFYACPLGAASQCDFFQWVK, encoded by the exons ATGGTTGAGGGACCGGGGTGCACGTTACATGGAGACAACATCCGATCGAGAGTACAGAAAGGACAAAAGGTTCAAGAAATTACTGGAGATGCGAAAGCAATCCTATCA GGAGACGTTTCTCACGCAGCGTCCTTCAGTGTCTTCGGCGGCTGTCAGTACGTCGGCGTGGATACCCTCGGAAAAGAGCTTTTCTTGTATTTTGGTCTGCGTGCTCTACG AGTTCATTTTGGGATGAATGGTTCCTTGAGGATCAACCCCAGtgacaggaaggacaggacCGGGAGGCTGCCCGCCCTGCAGATCAGTCTCACCAATGACCTTCTCTGCTTTTTTCATACCACCGTAGAAATCAG GCTTGCGGATGAATGTGAACAGAAAGTGAGGACCATGGAGAGCTTAGACGTTTGTTCCCCCAAGTTTAGTTTCTCCAGAGCAATGGAGGTGTTGGCGAGTCAGAGTAATCGCATGCTCTGCGATGTTCTGTTAGACCAGACTGTCCTCCCTGGTGTGGGAAACATTATAAAAAACGAGGCCTTATTCAACAGTGGTCTTCACCCTGGCAGTAAG GTCAGCCAGTTGACAGATGGTCAGATCCGCCATCTGGTGAAGATGACTCGTGATTTTAGTCTGCTTTTTTACAAG TGCAATAAATCTGGATCCATGCTTCATAAACATTATAAGGTATACAAACAGCCTCAGTGTGGTCAGTGTATGGCAAAGATCACCGTCTGTCGCCTTGGAGAGAATGGAAGGATGACATATTTCTGCCACAACTGTCAAAACGGGGTTCCTAGCCAGGTTAATGTTAG CAAACTTCCATGCAGGAATTCTTTAATGGGCTGGGTTTCCAAAGAAGGCCCGGAATGCAGTGACCATGTGGCCCCGAAAGATGAGCAGTGGACATGTGAACTCTGCACGCTGAAAAACATGGCCAGTGCGGAGTCCTGTGCAGCCTGCCTGTCACCCCGACCCCAAC TTCCCAAAAAGGAGCCAAAAGAGGATTTTTCATTCTCCACCAGACATGTGATAAAGTACCCCTGCGATGCCTTTGCCAAGCCGCGGGAGGAACTGAAAGTCAATCGGAAGGCAACGTTCGGGACTTCGACTCTAATTTTCACAGATTGCACTAAAAGAGAACCCTTGACGAGCCCAACTCATTCCTTTGGGAAAACTCATCTGAATTCTTTGGAAAACAGCAATATAAACAAGCAAAGCTTTGGTCAAGGGAAAGTAAGTCCCAGATGTTCTCCGGGTTCGTCGTGTAAGAGAAGCTCTGAGGAATGTATGGTCTCCAGTCAACCATGCAAGAAAATGAGAATTGATCACAAGTCTTCCTCTAGTAACAAACCTCAATGTGGAAATCATAACTTCACAAG CTTTAATCCTCAGGTGACGCTGACAGACTTTCCCAGCAGCCCTTGCTGCATCGCTCACCGGCGGCCCTGTGCTCTGCGGGTGGTCAGGAAGGATGGGAAGAATAAAGGCAGGCAGTTCTACGGCTGTGCTCTGCCACAGGAAGCGAGGTGCCATTACTTCGAG TGGGCAGATCTGCATTTTCCAACCTGTAACCACGGGAAACGCTGCCTCCTCAGAACAGTCCTGAAACTAGGAGCCAATAACGGACGGCGCTTCTACGCGTGTCCCTTGGGAGCGGCTAGTCAGTGTGACTTCTTCCAGTGGGTTAAGTAG
- the neil3 gene encoding endonuclease 8-like 3 isoform X2 produces MVEGPGCTLHGDNIRSRVQKGQKVQEITGDAKAILSGDVSHAASFSVFGGCQYVGVDTLGKELFLYFGLRALRVHFGMNGSLRINPSDRKDRTGRLPALQISLTNDLLCFFHTTVEIRLADECEQKVRTMESLDVCSPKFSFSRAMEVLASQSNRMLCDVLLDQTVLPGVGNIIKNEALFNSGLHPGSKVSQLTDGQIRHLVKMTRDFSLLFYKCNKSGSMLHKHYKVYKQPQCGQCMAKITVCRLGENGRMTYFCHNCQNGVPSQVNVRNSLMGWVSKEGPECSDHVAPKDEQWTCELCTLKNMASAESCAACLSPRPQLPKKEPKEDFSFSTRHVIKYPCDAFAKPREELKVNRKATFGTSTLIFTDCTKREPLTSPTHSFGKTHLNSLENSNINKQSFGQGKVSPRCSPGSSCKRSSEECMVSSQPCKKMRIDHKSSSSNKPQCGNHNFTSFNPQVTLTDFPSSPCCIAHRRPCALRVVRKDGKNKGRQFYGCALPQEARCHYFEWADLHFPTCNHGKRCLLRTVLKLGANNGRRFYACPLGAASQCDFFQWVK; encoded by the exons ATGGTTGAGGGACCGGGGTGCACGTTACATGGAGACAACATCCGATCGAGAGTACAGAAAGGACAAAAGGTTCAAGAAATTACTGGAGATGCGAAAGCAATCCTATCA GGAGACGTTTCTCACGCAGCGTCCTTCAGTGTCTTCGGCGGCTGTCAGTACGTCGGCGTGGATACCCTCGGAAAAGAGCTTTTCTTGTATTTTGGTCTGCGTGCTCTACG AGTTCATTTTGGGATGAATGGTTCCTTGAGGATCAACCCCAGtgacaggaaggacaggacCGGGAGGCTGCCCGCCCTGCAGATCAGTCTCACCAATGACCTTCTCTGCTTTTTTCATACCACCGTAGAAATCAG GCTTGCGGATGAATGTGAACAGAAAGTGAGGACCATGGAGAGCTTAGACGTTTGTTCCCCCAAGTTTAGTTTCTCCAGAGCAATGGAGGTGTTGGCGAGTCAGAGTAATCGCATGCTCTGCGATGTTCTGTTAGACCAGACTGTCCTCCCTGGTGTGGGAAACATTATAAAAAACGAGGCCTTATTCAACAGTGGTCTTCACCCTGGCAGTAAG GTCAGCCAGTTGACAGATGGTCAGATCCGCCATCTGGTGAAGATGACTCGTGATTTTAGTCTGCTTTTTTACAAG TGCAATAAATCTGGATCCATGCTTCATAAACATTATAAGGTATACAAACAGCCTCAGTGTGGTCAGTGTATGGCAAAGATCACCGTCTGTCGCCTTGGAGAGAATGGAAGGATGACATATTTCTGCCACAACTGTCAAAACGGGGTTCCTAGCCAGGTTAATGTTAG GAATTCTTTAATGGGCTGGGTTTCCAAAGAAGGCCCGGAATGCAGTGACCATGTGGCCCCGAAAGATGAGCAGTGGACATGTGAACTCTGCACGCTGAAAAACATGGCCAGTGCGGAGTCCTGTGCAGCCTGCCTGTCACCCCGACCCCAAC TTCCCAAAAAGGAGCCAAAAGAGGATTTTTCATTCTCCACCAGACATGTGATAAAGTACCCCTGCGATGCCTTTGCCAAGCCGCGGGAGGAACTGAAAGTCAATCGGAAGGCAACGTTCGGGACTTCGACTCTAATTTTCACAGATTGCACTAAAAGAGAACCCTTGACGAGCCCAACTCATTCCTTTGGGAAAACTCATCTGAATTCTTTGGAAAACAGCAATATAAACAAGCAAAGCTTTGGTCAAGGGAAAGTAAGTCCCAGATGTTCTCCGGGTTCGTCGTGTAAGAGAAGCTCTGAGGAATGTATGGTCTCCAGTCAACCATGCAAGAAAATGAGAATTGATCACAAGTCTTCCTCTAGTAACAAACCTCAATGTGGAAATCATAACTTCACAAG CTTTAATCCTCAGGTGACGCTGACAGACTTTCCCAGCAGCCCTTGCTGCATCGCTCACCGGCGGCCCTGTGCTCTGCGGGTGGTCAGGAAGGATGGGAAGAATAAAGGCAGGCAGTTCTACGGCTGTGCTCTGCCACAGGAAGCGAGGTGCCATTACTTCGAG TGGGCAGATCTGCATTTTCCAACCTGTAACCACGGGAAACGCTGCCTCCTCAGAACAGTCCTGAAACTAGGAGCCAATAACGGACGGCGCTTCTACGCGTGTCCCTTGGGAGCGGCTAGTCAGTGTGACTTCTTCCAGTGGGTTAAGTAG